One Natranaerovirga hydrolytica genomic window carries:
- a CDS encoding MazG-like family protein, whose protein sequence is MSFFEEELDITKKIKVIEKLKSSMLSQIAYLYSNMAEEDSNTDETYLDILSDVLILTYLLSNKLGAANEALDIKVINKLKVEMLNNNEWQKEMSELQRHLLKSRNLHKG, encoded by the coding sequence ATGTCTTTTTTTGAGGAAGAATTAGATATTACAAAGAAGATTAAAGTGATAGAAAAGCTCAAAAGTAGTATGTTAAGTCAAATTGCATACTTATATAGTAATATGGCAGAAGAAGATAGTAACACAGATGAAACCTATTTAGATATATTATCAGATGTATTAATATTAACTTATTTGCTAAGCAATAAGTTAGGAGCAGCAAATGAAGCATTAGATATAAAGGTTATTAACAAATTGAAAGTCGAAATGCTCAATAATAATGAGTGGCAAAAAGAAATGAGCGAGTTACAAAGACATTTATTAAAATCAAGAAACCTACATAAGGGGTGA
- a CDS encoding DUF2232 domain-containing protein yields the protein MDNNQSNTSLLYDIMLVAVVVAYSYLFGNNISLLILEVLFSIPIVLYVYKKDVNHIIMSIIIFALIFHTIIFGYFSAFVFFGIYLLPAIIIGRFLRTNKRISHTLFLVTLVSFISIIIMIFTYDQLSQTDIVKDFFTAMEQQLLVEDDMLRSMVEGQVSMSYEEYIGEMTRIAHNFHLSILFIFSLINVFIKIVASKLIMNLLSWKAFNIKNIIMYTPPRSMVAIFFISLLLIGVNQDPNFLMTFENLTFILVFIIYCSGFAFKLFLIKKVKGTGKKLLISIITFIALGFMPYYFVSVGIMDILLRLKYKLSISKI from the coding sequence TTGGATAACAATCAATCAAATACAAGTTTATTGTATGATATAATGCTTGTAGCAGTTGTTGTAGCGTACAGTTATTTATTTGGTAATAATATATCATTATTAATATTAGAAGTACTGTTTTCAATACCAATTGTTCTATACGTTTATAAAAAAGATGTTAATCATATTATAATGAGTATTATAATATTTGCACTTATATTTCATACCATAATATTTGGGTATTTTAGCGCTTTTGTTTTTTTTGGCATATATTTATTGCCGGCTATTATTATAGGAAGGTTTTTACGTACAAACAAAAGAATATCTCATACTTTGTTTTTAGTGACCCTAGTCAGTTTTATCAGTATTATTATCATGATCTTTACATATGATCAGTTGAGTCAAACGGATATAGTAAAAGATTTTTTCACAGCAATGGAACAGCAATTATTAGTTGAAGATGATATGTTAAGAAGTATGGTTGAAGGACAAGTTAGTATGTCTTATGAAGAATATATTGGAGAAATGACAAGGATTGCTCATAATTTCCATTTGTCAATCCTATTTATATTTTCACTAATTAATGTTTTTATAAAGATTGTGGCATCAAAATTAATTATGAATTTACTAAGTTGGAAAGCTTTTAATATAAAAAACATTATAATGTACACGCCACCAAGAAGTATGGTTGCAATCTTCTTTATCTCATTGTTACTCATAGGTGTTAATCAAGACCCTAATTTCTTAATGACATTTGAGAATCTAACATTTATCCTTGTGTTTATTATTTACTGTTCGGGCTTTGCCTTTAAATTATTTTTAATAAAAAAAGTTAAAGGTACGGGAAAGAAGCTTTTGATTTCTATTATTACATTTATAGCCCTTGGATTTATGCCCTATTATTTTGTAAGTGTAGGCATTATGGATATATTACTTAGGCTTAAATATAAATTAAGTATAAGTAAAATTTAA
- the rpsR gene encoding 30S ribosomal protein S18, producing the protein MAFQKRRGGRRRKKVCAFCSDKATQIDYKDVNRLKRFVSERGKILPRRVTGNCAKHQRAVTIAVKRSRHIALMPYTLD; encoded by the coding sequence ATGGCTTTTCAAAAAAGAAGAGGCGGACGTAGAAGAAAAAAAGTGTGTGCTTTTTGTTCAGACAAAGCAACACAAATTGATTATAAAGATGTTAACAGATTAAAAAGATTCGTTTCAGAAAGAGGCAAGATTCTTCCTAGAAGAGTAACTGGAAATTGTGCTAAACATCAAAGAGCAGTTACAATAGCAGTTAAAAGATCTAGACATATTGCATTGATGCCTTATACATTAGACTAA